ATCTCAACGTCGCGGCGGACGGAAAGTAGGCAGGTGTCTTCCGATGCGAGGGTATAACAGAGCTATTATCATGGGCAACGTGGCCCGCGATCCGGAGATCCGTTACACCGCCACGCAGCGCGCCGTGGCGTCGTTTTCCGTGGCCGTCAACCGCAGCTGGAAAGACCAGAACGGCGAAATGCGCGAGGAAGTCTGCTTTATCCCCGTCGTCGTCTGGGGCAAAGGTGCCGAAGTCTGCGAACGCTACCTGAAAAAGGGCGGCGGCATCCTGGTGGAGGGACGCATCAACGTGCGTTCCTACGAGGCGAAGACCGGCGAGAAACGCTACGTCACCGAGATCGTGGCCGACAACTTCCAGTTCGTGGGCGGACGCCGCGACGACAGCGGCGGATCTGCGCCTTACGGAGGGCAGGACGGCGGCGGTTCTTTCCAGAGCCAGGGCGGCGGTTCCTATCAGTCGGCCCGCGGCAGCGCGCCGAGAAGTTACCGCGATGCCGCGCCGTCGCAAAACGACGGCGGCTTCGGCGCCAACGACAGTTTCCCCATGGATATCTCCGAGCTCGATTCGGGCGCGGCCAGCGTTGCGCCGCCCGAGGACGAAGCCGACATTCCCTTTTAAAGTCCGCGCTCCGCGCGCCGCGGGCGCTGCGGAGCATTGAACGGGGGCGCGCCCCTGGTTTGTTTTTTGCGAAGGAGGTTTTTCCCGATGCCCTTTTCCGGTCCGATGAGAAAGAGAGGCGGCAAGCGCCGTCCGAAGGTTTGCTTTTTCTGCGTTGACAAGCTCGACGAGGTGGATTACAAGGATGTGGAGCGCCTGAAGAAGTACGTCAGCGAGCGCGGCAAGATCATTCCCCGCCGCGTCACGGGCAACTGCGCCAAGCATCAGCGTCAGCTGACGGTCGCCGTGAAGCGCGCTCGTTTCATGGCCCTTCTGCCCTATACCGCCGAGTAATCATACGCACGCACAGAGAGAGGATGCTTGTCTTCCTCTCTCTTTTTTTACACAATCCGTGAAAAACGCGGCTGCTCCGTTCAGCCTGCCATCATAGAAGGGGGAAAATGGACATGACACAGGCGCGCGGCCTGGTGGAATCGGCGCTCCTCACGGGGCTGTCGGTCATTCTGTACGTTGGGGCGGACATCCCCGTTCTGGGGCTGCTCCTGGCTTTGCTCAGCCCGGTCCCCCTGGTGATCCTGGAAATGCGCCACGACCTGCGGCTCGGTTTTGCGTCGCTGATCGTCGGCTCCGCGCTGGTGCTGCTTTGGGGCGGCCCGATCGCCGCGCTGTCCTACGCGCTCGGCTTCGCCCTGATGGGGCTGAGCATGGGGCGCATCATCGAGCTGAAGCGGTCCGCCGTCGAGATCCTGGGCTGGAGCTCGCTCGTCTCGCTGGGCTGCAAGCTGATCATGGCCGTCCTCCTCTTTTACGTCACCGGGCTCAACCCGATGAACCTCGACATGAGCGGCGCCCAGCAGATGATGGACATGATGCTGAAGCTGCCCGTCGGCGCCGAACTGTCGGCCGCCGTCAGAGCGCAGCTCGAAGCGACCATGAAGATCATGCCGCTGATCGTCCCCGCCGTTCTCATCCTCGTGGCCGTGATCGACAGCGCCGCCTGCTACTGGATCACCGGGCACGTGCTCGGGCGTCTCGACCGCGTCGAACTGCCCAAGCTGCCGCCCTTCAGCCGCTGGCGTTTCCCCTCCAGCCTGATGTGGGCTTTCCTCGTCGGGCTGCTGTGCACGTGGGCCGGCGCGAGCTATCCGGCGCAGGCGGGCTTTCTCATCCGCGTCGGGCTCAATCTCGATCTGCTCGTGCGCACGCTGTTCCTGATTCAGGGCATGTCCCTGGCGGCGTGGTACATGGACCGCCGCGGCCTGCCCCGCATCGTCCGCAACGTCGTACTCGTGACGCTTGCGGTCGTCCCGTTCCTGTCGCAGCTCGCGACTTTCGCGGGGATTATCGACATGTGCTGGAATATAAGATATCGTTTTGGAGGCGATCGTTCATGAAAGTCATTCTCAAGGAAGATGTGCGCAAGCTCGGCAAAAAGGACGCCGTCGTCGAAGTTTCCGACGGCTATGCCCGCAATTTCCTGTTCCCGCGCGCCCTCGCCGTGGAGGGCACCGCGCAGAACGTCAACATCCTCAAGGACAAGACCGCCGCGGCCGAGCGCCGCGACTCGAGGCTCACTGCCGAAGCCGAAGCCGTGAAATCGAAGATCGCCGGCAAGGTCGTCAAAATGAGCGTCGGCGCCGGCGAGGGCGGACGCCTGTTCGGCAGCGTCACCGCCGCGCAGGTCGCCGAAGCTTTGGAAGCTCAGTACGGCGTGAAGCTCGACAAGAAAAACGTCAAGATCGACGGCGCCGTCAAGGCGCTGGGGGCTTATGCGCTGACGCTGAAGCTCTATCCGGGCGTCGAGTGCGCCATGACGCTGTCCGTGGAAGGGCAGCAGTAGCGTCGTGCCTGACGAGATCTTCGACCGCCTGCCGCCGAGCAATCTCGACGCCGAACGGGCGGTCCTCGGCGCCTGCCTGCTCGACCGCGAGGCGCTGGTCGACGTCACCGAGTTCCTGTCGCCGGAGGATTTTTACGACCTGAACTACCGCGACGTCTTCAACGTGATCGCGGACATGGTCAAGACCAGCCGTCCCGTGGACATGCTCACGCTCAGCGCCGAGCTGCAGAACCGCGGCCTGCTGGAGAAACTGGGCGGGCAGGCGTTCCTCGCCGCCGTCATCGACAGCGTGCCCACGGCGGCCAACGCCGCCTACCACGCCCGCATCGTGCGCGACAAAGCCATCCACCGCCGCCTCATCAGCGCCGGCAACGCCATCGTGCGCATGGGCTACGACGAGAGCAAGGACCTCAGCGAACTGCTCGAGGACGCCGAGCGCTTCGTCTTCGAAGTTTCGCGCCAGCGCAACGAGGCCAACTTCAAAAGCCTGCGCGACGTCATGCCTTCCACCTTCAACAAGATCGAAGAAGCCTTCAACCGCGAGGACACCGGCATCACCGGCATCACCAGCGGCTTCATCGGCATCGACCGTCTCACCAGCGGCCTGCAGCGCGGCGCGTTGAACATCATCGCCGCCCGCCCCTCGATGGGAAAGACGGCCCTGGCCATGAACATCGCGCGCAACGTCGCCGTCAAAGCCCAGCTGCCCGTGCTCGTCTTCAGCCTGGAGATGGGGGCCGAGCAGCTGGCCCTGCGTCTGCTCGGCGCCGAAGCGCGCATGAACCTGCAGGAACTGGTCAACGGCTCCTTCGCGCGCGGCGACTGGAAAGATCTTCAGGACGCCGCCTCGATCCTCATCGAAGCGCCGCTGTACATCGACGACAGCTCCATCCTCTCCACGATCGAACTGAAAGCCCGGGCCCGCCGCTTCAAAGCCAAGCACGGCGAACTGGGGCTGATCGTCGTCGATTACCTGCAGCTCATGAGCGCCAGCCGCGCCATGGACAGCAAGCAGAACGAAGTGGCCGAGATCTCCCGCGGGCTCAAAGCCATCGCCCGCGAGCTGGAAGTCCCCGTCATCGCCCTGTCGCAGCTGTCGCGCGCCGTCGAGAGCCGCAACGAAAAGACGCCGCAGCTCTCCGACCTGCGCGATTCCGGCGCCATCGAACAGGACGCCGACCTCGTCGCGCTGCTGTACCGCGAGAGCTATTACGCCAAAGACCCGGAAGGCCGCAGCGACAACTCGGCTTCGCTCGACATCGCCAAGAACCGCAACGGCCCCACCGACAAGGTGAGGCTCGTCTTCCTGCGCGAGTACACGCGCTTCGAAGACATGGCCTACGGCCGCTGAAATATTTTGTACTAATTCTTGATAGAAAGTATTAACATAGTTTCCCGGGCGCTGCGGAGGAGTTCAGTCGCTCAGGACTATTTCGACCGCTACGCGGTCTGCGCAGCTCGCTTTGTGAATCTCCTCCGCAGCGCCTCTGTATTCGGCATTTTAATTGAGAAATAGTATTCATGACGAAAAACGCCTTTTCCACCGCACGGATGTGGAAAAGGCGTTTTTCGTTGTTGTTCGTTCAGCGCGACGCTGCGGGCAGCAGCTCGCGCATCGCTTCGCCGAGGGCTTTGACGCCGGCGTCCATCTGCGCGGGCGTGGCGAAAGTGAAGCACATTCTGAAACTGTGCTCGCCGCCGCCGTTGGGGAAGAACGGCCCGCCGACGACGAAAGCCACGTTGCGCGCGATCGCCCTTTCGAACAGTTCGCTGGCGTCAATGCGCGGCGTCGTAATCCAGTAGAAGAAGCCGCCGTGCGGCGTGCCCCATTCCGCTTCGCCCGGGGGCAGATGCCTGCGCAGCGCCGCTTCCATGAGGTCGCGCTTGCGGCGGTAGTGGCCGACGATCCCGGGCAGATTGGCCTCGAGCGCTCCCGAAGCGCAGTACTTGAAGACCAGCGCCTGCGCCACGATGCTGGTGCTCGTGTCCGCTCCCTGTTTGAAGACCGCCAGCGTGCGGATCAGCTCGGCCGGACCGACGCACCAGCCCACGCGCGTGCCCGGCGCGAGGATCTTGGAGAACGAGCCGGCGTACAGCACGCAGCCCTCGCCGTCGAGCGAGTAGAGCGTCGGCAGGTCTTCGCCCTCGAAGCGCACGCTGCCGTACGGGTCGTCCTCCATGATGATCAGACCGTAGCGGCGGGCGATCTCCACGAGCCTGCGGCGGCGTGCGAGCGAGAGCGTCGCGCCCGAAGGATTGTGGAAGTTGGGGATCGTGTAAACGAAACGCACCTTGCCCCCGGCGGCGAGGACCCGGTCCAGTTTTTCCGGGAGCAGATCGACCATCATGCCGTCGCCGTCGCAGGGCACGGTGATGAACTTCGCCCCCTGATTGTACATGTTCAGCGAGTTGCCGAGGAACGTCGGCTCCTCGGTGACGACGTAATCGCCGCGGTCGACGGTGGCGCGGATCAGCAGATCGCAGACCTGCGAGCTGCCCGCAGTGACGAGGATCTCGTCGCGCGAAACGGCGCGCCCGAGGCGGGGCGCCATCCAGGCGCGGAGAAAGTCCAGCAGCGGCGGATAGCCTTCGGTGGCGCCGTACTGGAGGATGTCGCGCCCTTCGTCGCGCAGGATCGACGCGCCGGCGTAAAACTCCTCCACGGGGAAAGCTTCCGGCGCGGGCATGCCGCCGGCGAAACTGATCATGCCGGGCCGGCGGATCAGCCGGAACATTTCGCGGATCGGCGAGGGACGGATGCCGAGCGCGGCCTTGCTGAACTGCTTTTTCACGTCGAACGTCACGGGAAAAACCTCCCTGGATCGCAAGAATTTTCATACTGATACCGATTATAGCGCTTTTCAGCGGAGCCGGCCATAAAGGCGCGGGAAAGAATAAATGCGAAAAATGCGATCCCCGATAAACCGACGGCCATCGGGGATCGACGTTTGCCGCAGGTCCTTCGAAAAGGCGCCTGCGCCCTGCGGACGGCGGCGGGGGCGGTCCATCATGTTTCCTCACTGAAATATCGCGCGACAAACCTCTGGGAAATTCCGCGGCGCGGGCCGGGCGGAGATCCGATGTTTTTCATGAAGTTTTCTGTCTTTAACGATGTTTTTCGGTAAATAAATTCTGAAAATGATTGTTGATTTTGACCGTTTCCATCGGCATCCGCCGGCCCCGGCGCGGCAGCCGCCGACCGCCGCGGGAACCGCGGCGGCGCTGACCGCTGCGGAGGGGAGACCGATACATACAGTAAGTAATCTTTACGCGGGGGGGGTACGATATGATTGTGAACGTTCTCAGAGTAGCTTATTGTATGCTACCACAAGCGCCGCGCCGGACGGAGCGCTGAAAAAGCGGAACGGCGCGGCGCATATTTCGGGGAGGTCATGAAGATGAAAGTGAAAGTTACGGGACGGCGGAAGCCGCCTTTCGGACGAAAAGCGGCGGCCCTGCTTCTGGCGCTGGCGCTGGGGGGAACGGGAAGCGCTTTCGGCGCCTGGGTCGACTGGGTCGAGGGAGGAAAGCTGAAGATCGGCCCGAATGGCTCTCCTTCTGTGGGCTTGCACGCTCTTGCCGCGATAGGGGCGGGCGCCGAAGCGATCGGCGTCAACGCTATCGCAATGGGGCAGTCGTCCTACGCCAAAGGGCAAAATTCCTTCGCTCTCGGGCTTGTGGCCCGCGCCGAAGGCAACAGTTCCTATGCGATAGGTACGAATACCAAAGCGACCAACGAAGGTTCCATCGCGATAGGGAGAGAAGCCGAGAGCACCGGCGAAATTTCCGTCGCGCTCGGGTTCAAAACGGTTGCCAAGGGCGGCTATGCCACCGCGATGGGGAACGAAACCAGTGCCGAGGGCGAGTCTTCCACCGCGATGGGGAGCAAGTCCAAAGCCATCGGCAACGTTTCCACCGCAATGGGGGTTGAGAGCGAAGCCAAGGGAGGTTCTTCCGTCGCGATGGGGTACAAAGCCCAAACCGCCGGCTACGCTTCCATCGCGATGGGGAACGTGACCCGCGCCACTGGCGCCGCTTCCACCGCGATGGGGAGCAATACCCTTGCCGAGGGCAACTATTCCACCGCGATGGGTTCAAGTTCGCAGGCGAAGGCTATAAACTCCCTGGCGGCGTCGGGAGGCATCGTCGAAACCGCGGCGGTGAATTCCTTCGCCGTAGGCGTGGGGGCGCGCGCCGTGCGGGCCGATTCCGTCGCCCTCGGCAGCGGGGCGATGGCGGATACCGCCGCCGGGAAAGCGGCGTTTCTGGGGGCCGGGCAGAGCGGTGCGGCGTGGATCTCCACGCGCAACGCCGTCGCCGTGGGCAACCTGGCCGGTAACATTACCCGCCAGATCACCGGCGTGGCGGCCGGGACCGACAACGATGACGCCGTCAACGTGGCGCAGCTGAAGCGCGCCGCCACCTGGACCATCAAGGACAGCCAGACCCCGACGCCCGGCTCCAAAGTCATCGACGTCAGCACCCCGCTGGTGGTCAAGGGAGACGCTTACATCAAACCGGTGGTGAACGCCGCCGGGCTGAACTTCACCCTCGACCAGACCAAGCTGAACAGCCAGATCAACGCCCAGGTGAACACCAACCCCACCGTCACCGGACACACCACTGACATCAACGCCCTCAAAGGCGGCTTCACCGTCAGCAACGCCGCCGGCACCAAACAGACCATCACCCTCGGTGGCGCGACCAAGAAGAACATCCAGTTCGTAGGCGAAGCCAACAAAATCCTCGTCGAAGTGGCGAGCGCCGCCGACGGCGCCACCGTCACCGTGAAGACCGACCCGAACCTCGGAACTCACCTCAACATCGCCAACAACGGTGCCATCACCAGTCTGAACACCACGGTAAACGGGCACACCACCGACATCACCGCCCTGAAAGCCGGTTTCAACGTCAAATCCGGTAGCAGCGTAGGCCCGATCGTGGCCGGCGACACCCTGGAGTTCGCGGGCATCAACTACGTCCAGACCTCCTACGACGCCGCCGCCAAGAAACTGACCGTCGGCCTCGACACAACGGCGCTGAACAGCCAGATCAACAATCAGGTGAACAGCAACACCACGGTCACCCAACACGGCACCGACATCACCGCGCTCAAGAACGGCTTCACCGTCAGCAACGCCGCAGGAACGAAACAAGACATCACCCTCGGCGGCGCGACCAAGAAGAACATCAAGTTCGAAGGCGAAACCGACAAGATCGACGTGACCGTAGCGGCCGACGGGGCTGACGGCGCAAAAGTGACCGTGACAGCCAACGCCAACCTCGGAACAAACCTCGACATCAGCAACAACGCGACCGTGACGAACCTGAGCAACACCGTGAGCGGAAACACCGCCAACATCGCCACCAACACCAGCAACATCACCAAACTGCAAGGCGGCTTCGACCTCAAAGCCGGCAGCACGACCAACAACGTCGCCTTAGGCGGAGCGACAGCCCCGACCGTGGAATTCGCGGGCGCCGACGACACCGTCACCGTCGACCTGACCGGGACGAAAGTCACCTACGGCATCGACAAGAGCAAGCTGATCACCAACATCAACAACGGCTCCACCCCGATCACCAACGTACAGGCAAAGTTCAAGATCGCCGACGCCGGGACCGGAACGAAAACCATCACCGCGGACAAGACCGGAACGGAAACCATCAAGTTCGAAGGCGACGGCGCCTACATCACCTCCGCGATGACCGCGAACGGCGTGAAGTA
This sequence is a window from Pyramidobacter sp. YE332. Protein-coding genes within it:
- the ssb gene encoding single-stranded DNA-binding protein; the protein is MRGYNRAIIMGNVARDPEIRYTATQRAVASFSVAVNRSWKDQNGEMREEVCFIPVVVWGKGAEVCERYLKKGGGILVEGRINVRSYEAKTGEKRYVTEIVADNFQFVGGRRDDSGGSAPYGGQDGGGSFQSQGGGSYQSARGSAPRSYRDAAPSQNDGGFGANDSFPMDISELDSGAASVAPPEDEADIPF
- the rpsR gene encoding 30S ribosomal protein S18, giving the protein MPFSGPMRKRGGKRRPKVCFFCVDKLDEVDYKDVERLKKYVSERGKIIPRRVTGNCAKHQRQLTVAVKRARFMALLPYTAE
- a CDS encoding YybS family protein, with product MTQARGLVESALLTGLSVILYVGADIPVLGLLLALLSPVPLVILEMRHDLRLGFASLIVGSALVLLWGGPIAALSYALGFALMGLSMGRIIELKRSAVEILGWSSLVSLGCKLIMAVLLFYVTGLNPMNLDMSGAQQMMDMMLKLPVGAELSAAVRAQLEATMKIMPLIVPAVLILVAVIDSAACYWITGHVLGRLDRVELPKLPPFSRWRFPSSLMWAFLVGLLCTWAGASYPAQAGFLIRVGLNLDLLVRTLFLIQGMSLAAWYMDRRGLPRIVRNVVLVTLAVVPFLSQLATFAGIIDMCWNIRYRFGGDRS
- the rplI gene encoding 50S ribosomal protein L9 translates to MKVILKEDVRKLGKKDAVVEVSDGYARNFLFPRALAVEGTAQNVNILKDKTAAAERRDSRLTAEAEAVKSKIAGKVVKMSVGAGEGGRLFGSVTAAQVAEALEAQYGVKLDKKNVKIDGAVKALGAYALTLKLYPGVECAMTLSVEGQQ
- the dnaB gene encoding replicative DNA helicase, encoding MPDEIFDRLPPSNLDAERAVLGACLLDREALVDVTEFLSPEDFYDLNYRDVFNVIADMVKTSRPVDMLTLSAELQNRGLLEKLGGQAFLAAVIDSVPTAANAAYHARIVRDKAIHRRLISAGNAIVRMGYDESKDLSELLEDAERFVFEVSRQRNEANFKSLRDVMPSTFNKIEEAFNREDTGITGITSGFIGIDRLTSGLQRGALNIIAARPSMGKTALAMNIARNVAVKAQLPVLVFSLEMGAEQLALRLLGAEARMNLQELVNGSFARGDWKDLQDAASILIEAPLYIDDSSILSTIELKARARRFKAKHGELGLIVVDYLQLMSASRAMDSKQNEVAEISRGLKAIARELEVPVIALSQLSRAVESRNEKTPQLSDLRDSGAIEQDADLVALLYRESYYAKDPEGRSDNSASLDIAKNRNGPTDKVRLVFLREYTRFEDMAYGR
- a CDS encoding PLP-dependent aminotransferase family protein, which translates into the protein MTFDVKKQFSKAALGIRPSPIREMFRLIRRPGMISFAGGMPAPEAFPVEEFYAGASILRDEGRDILQYGATEGYPPLLDFLRAWMAPRLGRAVSRDEILVTAGSSQVCDLLIRATVDRGDYVVTEEPTFLGNSLNMYNQGAKFITVPCDGDGMMVDLLPEKLDRVLAAGGKVRFVYTIPNFHNPSGATLSLARRRRLVEIARRYGLIIMEDDPYGSVRFEGEDLPTLYSLDGEGCVLYAGSFSKILAPGTRVGWCVGPAELIRTLAVFKQGADTSTSIVAQALVFKYCASGALEANLPGIVGHYRRKRDLMEAALRRHLPPGEAEWGTPHGGFFYWITTPRIDASELFERAIARNVAFVVGGPFFPNGGGEHSFRMCFTFATPAQMDAGVKALGEAMRELLPAASR